The following nucleotide sequence is from Anopheles stephensi strain Indian chromosome 3, UCI_ANSTEP_V1.0, whole genome shotgun sequence.
AGCAGATCGTGATTAACGAGCGGTTCGCCCTCCTCGGCCGGTTCCCAGCCGGCCGGTGGTGAGGCAGGTGGCGATATGAGAAACTGCTTCACCGGTGCCGGGGGCTTCAGGTTCGTGTTGGAAACCGGCGTTACCGGCTGGGCCAGGTAGCAGTTTATGATCGACTTGCCGAAGGGATACTGGTGCAATCGGATGCGTGCATTTGCCGCCGCCAGCGCACTGTCGTAGTTGACGCGCAACCGGcggaaaacttttcaaccACTGGAAGGTAGTGTTTTCGGAAAACGTGCGAAACAGATCCTCCAGGCTGGCCTTCAACGCTTCGTCCGCAAACACCTCCGAGTGGATGTTGGTGACGATGATCGACGTTGGCAGATCGTCCAGCAGATCGTCGTCTGCCACTGGGTTCGATTCACTGTCGGAATCGTACGCGCTCGGTAGGGCCGGATGCTCGTTCGGCAGACCATCGGACGGGTTGATGAATAGATTCTCATCGTCGGTGGGCGTTGTTGGCACCAGCTCGTCACCCGTCCCATCCGACTGCTGCCGGGAGCCGGTAGTTGTGGCCGTTGCCTGTGCCATCTCTTCCAGTCGCACCTTTCCTGCTGCCTGCACGGCCCTGTCGACTAGTGCTTTCTTCGgtgtcgcagcagcagctagttTCCTGGCCGGGCCTGGCTGCCGATGTCAAAGGGCCGGGTTGTCAAACCTACCTAATGAGCGTACACTTCCCCCGGTCTGGGTTGGGTGTGTACTTAGATAGCCAggaggtgtatgtgtgtgtgtgtgagattgTGTGCGGAGAATTTGGAACGTGTCGTTCACTCTTCGCCCCCCGCTCGCCCCGCTTCACTTCTGTTCTTCTTTCGTGTCACCGGTTCCAAGCAAAATCGACAGCACTATTGTCTGTGCAGTAGCATTCGCATGGCAATTCATTTGCACCAGTCATGAAAGGAAGTAACAATTCGAATGATATTTTTTCGATTTGACACACATTTagcggtggttgatgttaccgttACGACGATCCGTCGGGATCGCGTGTACGCGTACGAAAGAAGAACATAAAAGTTGGTCCCatttttgtacaatttttacCAACCAGGAAGTggcagacagagagagagagagagagagaaagagtgacaGAGGGAGCGACAGCggtagagaaagagaagagagaaatagagagagagaaaatagagagaaacatagagaaagagaaagagagaaaggagCAACGTCAGATTTTAAAGATCAACACAACATAAGCTAAATTTCGTCGTTTTTTCATTATATATAgttaacacaaaaaagggaaaaatcgattgatcgatcgaAGGCCGTTTTCTccatatttcttcttcttgtacGGGAAAATTTCGTTAACTCTTTCAATCTTGGCAATCAATTACAACTCATCGTCCTTACAAGCTACACACAGATGAATATGGTAGGTGTACATGTGAGTACATAGAGAGAGTTATGCAAAAAACCATCGGCAACAACCGTAAATCGTGCTTAGTTTGGctgcaaaaaaacaattagCTTGGTGACTACCATTTGTTCTCCAATTGCCATAATACTACAATGTGAACAGTACATGAGCAAACAACGCAAGGTgatctaaaaaaaaacagttggtGGCATGAACTAAAGACAACAAAGTGATCTTTGCCGATTCATCGTACCGCAAAAAAATACGTCTAGCGGTTGAGCAATATTTTGTGACCAAATGAATTCTCTTTCTATCGAAAATCGAAAAGAAATGTGACGCTAAACATAATAGAAAAACTAAGAGGTGAGCAACTATTGCAGggccaaaacaacaacataatGTTCCGATGCTGTGAAAACTAATGCGACAGAAACACTTCATATTATGTACGTCATTGACTCAGCAAGCGTAATCTAATCATCCGTAGATTTTGGTTTCGGTAACTGTGTGTTACCGCCCTTTCCATGGCATGGTACATAGCTTCCTTGTTGTGAGTGGCTTCCTTTCCACTCAACCAACAACATCTGTACATACACATCAAACACCCGGCAGGcaggcacgcacgcacgaacgtatcgtgcggtttttgttttcttttggggCATGTTGGCAATCGTTTCTCTCGATTTACATACCCTCTCTtcactctttctcttttctgttttttgttttctctctttctctgtcccGTTCTCTCTATTATTGTTCTCTCaatgtttttctctttccagcattgttttcctttttcttggcTGCTAGATTGTGGCCCAAGtggttcagcagcagcatacgcGTAGCATAGATGAGGTTTCTTCATcataattttatgttttaacaCTTGAACGTTGATTTCACTAAAacggcatttttttttttaacactaCGATGGTGATTTGTCATAGCTGATTGACTACACACCTGAAAGCTCGAAGGCTACGTGAAGACATGCATGCTTCTTATCTTATCGCACACTAGCAGCGGTGGAAGATATACCCTGCTGCTACAACAAACTAAACACCACAGATGCATGACGCCATCGAATTCCACACCCAATCCGCGAGTG
It contains:
- the LOC118508855 gene encoding LOW QUALITY PROTEIN: protein sarah (The sequence of the model RefSeq protein was modified relative to this genomic sequence to represent the inferred CDS: deleted 1 base in 1 codon); its protein translation is MAQATATTTGSRQQSDGTGDELVPTTPTDDENLFINPSDGLPNEHPALPSAYDSDSESNPVADDDLLDDLPTSIIVTNIHSEVFADEALKASLEDLFRTFSENTTFQWLKSFRRLRVNYDSALAAANARIRLHQYPFGKSIINCYLAQPVTPVSNTNLKPPAPVKQFLISPPASPPAGWEPAEEGEPLVNHDLLAALASLTPGESHEIHAQSEHHPGIILHTAAEQLEAAAAAAAAGADEDETGAKSSSMGSSFEDDDPDKENSPVGGSNVRKPRIMQTRCPERKSST